In one window of Psychrobacter sp. P2G3 DNA:
- a CDS encoding metalloregulator ArsR/SmtB family transcription factor gives MSDNTFAMQPLDLFKVLSDPTRLKLFQILFNKESRCVCELVDLLDQPQPTVSRHLNHLKKLGILSCSREGTWMWYEVADDLPEWCQDILEITYKTLMNQPEIS, from the coding sequence ATGTCTGACAATACTTTTGCTATGCAGCCTCTTGACTTATTTAAAGTACTATCTGATCCGACTCGTTTGAAGTTGTTTCAGATTCTATTTAACAAAGAGTCACGTTGCGTATGTGAATTGGTAGATTTGCTTGACCAGCCGCAACCGACCGTATCGCGTCACCTGAATCATTTAAAGAAGCTGGGAATTCTTAGCTGTTCGCGCGAAGGTACATGGATGTGGTATGAGGTAGCAGATGACTTACCAGAATGGTGCCAAGATATTTTAGAGATTACTTACAAGACTCTGATGAACCAG